The genomic window AAGTTGGTCCACAAGTGATTCAAACAGTTTGGGGAGTTGGATATAAATTTGATGATTCAGGCATTAAAGTGTAGTGCTACATGAGATATCTAGTTCAGCAGATGTTGGCTTTTGTTGTGATTATTCTAACGGTATTAATCATTTTTGGTATTTCATTTCGTTCTTATACCAAAAGAACAGTAACAGAAAATTCTTATGCACAATTAAAAGGTTATTCTGATACTATTATAGAGAATATTAAACAACAAAATTGGACGCTCCAACAATCATTAGATACGTCTCAGTCTGTTTTGAAAAAACAAAAAGTGGCATTTACTGTTTTGAATCCAGACTTAACAGTGAGTTATCCTGTTGAATTTGAAGGCCAAAGTGGCTCAAGTTATGTAACAAAAAGTGAATTGGAATCATTAAAAAATGGTAATACTATAAAAAAAACCGTTAAAGACACGAAATTATCTATGCATGGACAACCAACTTCACTATTTGTACAACCGATTTTTTCTTCACCAGATTTGCAGTTTATCGGCTTGATTCTTGTGTCCAGACCTGACAGTAGTATAGATGCCAGTTTAAAATCACTAACCAACGACTTATTTAAAGGATTTTTGATCGCGACCATTATCGCTATTTGGTTAAGTTATTTTTTAGCAAAATTTCAAGTAAAACGAATCGATCGTATGAAACAAGCAACCAACCAATTAGCCAATGGTAATTATGATGTGCAAATCAAGGTAAAAGATAAAGGTGATGAGTTAGATGAACTAGCATCTGACTTTAATTTACTAGCTGTTGCGTTAAAAGAATCGCAAGAGGAAATCGAGCGTCAAGAAGAGCGAAGACGTAATTTTATGGCAGATGTTGCTCATGAAATGCGTACGCCATTGACAACGATAAATGGCTTATTAGAAGGTATAGCTTATGGAGCCATTCCGAAAGATCAAGAAGAAAAATGTATCACGTTAATGCAAAATGAAACAAAACGATTGATTCGTCTAGTTAATGAAAATCTTGACTATGAAAAAATTCGAACCAATCAGATAAAGATGATTATCCAGAAATTCAATGCCACAGAAGTGCTTGAGTTGATTGTTGAACAGCTCAAAGGTAAGGCAACCGACAAAAATGATAAACTCATTCTAGAGACATTTGAACCGATTGATGTATATGCTGATTATGACCGCTTCGTTCAGGTAGTGGTGAATATCACGACGAATGCGATTCAATTTACCGAAGATGGTGAAATTAAATTAGCTCTTGAACGTCTTGACGATGCGACTGTTGTGACGATTTCTGACAATGGTATCGGGATGGATAAAGAACAGCAAAAAAATATGTGGGATCGCTACTATAAAGCCGACCCATCACGCAAAAACACAAAATACGGTGAATCAGGACTAGGTCTATCGATTGTTGACCAATTAGTCAAGCTTCATAAAGGAACCATCCAAGTATTTAGTGAGCCTGGTGTAGGGACAACCTTTAAAGTGACATTTCCAGATCATGAGTTACCAAAATAAAAACAAAGCCAAGAAAGATGTTTGTTTAAGTCTTTTTTGGCTTTTGTTCGTTTTTACTATCTCTTTACTTGTTTTTTTGATACACTTTTAACTAGATAAGATATTATAAAAAGAACAGGTGAGTAT from Vagococcus martis includes these protein-coding regions:
- a CDS encoding sensor histidine kinase: MRYLVQQMLAFVVIILTVLIIFGISFRSYTKRTVTENSYAQLKGYSDTIIENIKQQNWTLQQSLDTSQSVLKKQKVAFTVLNPDLTVSYPVEFEGQSGSSYVTKSELESLKNGNTIKKTVKDTKLSMHGQPTSLFVQPIFSSPDLQFIGLILVSRPDSSIDASLKSLTNDLFKGFLIATIIAIWLSYFLAKFQVKRIDRMKQATNQLANGNYDVQIKVKDKGDELDELASDFNLLAVALKESQEEIERQEERRRNFMADVAHEMRTPLTTINGLLEGIAYGAIPKDQEEKCITLMQNETKRLIRLVNENLDYEKIRTNQIKMIIQKFNATEVLELIVEQLKGKATDKNDKLILETFEPIDVYADYDRFVQVVVNITTNAIQFTEDGEIKLALERLDDATVVTISDNGIGMDKEQQKNMWDRYYKADPSRKNTKYGESGLGLSIVDQLVKLHKGTIQVFSEPGVGTTFKVTFPDHELPK